The following proteins are co-located in the Lagenorhynchus albirostris chromosome 2, mLagAlb1.1, whole genome shotgun sequence genome:
- the C2H1orf210 gene encoding type III endosome membrane protein TEMP → MSEANRTTVEPSELPTASAVSPGLGSGARAWPVLVGVVLGAVVLSLLIALAAKCHLCRKYRASYQHRPLSGTVKGVRPEVGEDEDDDGFIEDNYIHPGVGGLGTEGSRDHFSL, encoded by the exons ATGAGTGAGGCAAACCGAA ccactgtggagccCTCGGAGCTCCCCACAGCATCGGCCGTATCCCCTGGACTGGGCAGCGGGGCCCGGGCATGGCCTGTGCTGGTAGGGGTCGTGCTGGGGGCTGTGGTCCTTTCTCTCCTCATCGCACTTGCTGCTAAATGCCACCTCTGCCGCAAATACCGTGCCAGCTACCAGCACCGCCCGCTGTCTGGGACAGTGAAAGGGGTCCGCCCCGAGGTGGGTGaagatgaggatgatgatggtTTCATCGAGGACAATTACATTCACCCTGGGGTTGGTGGGCTGGGGACGGAGGGAAGTAGGGACCACTTCTCCCTCTGA